Proteins encoded together in one Labrus mixtus chromosome 18, fLabMix1.1, whole genome shotgun sequence window:
- the vps39 gene encoding vam6/Vps39-like protein isoform X1 encodes MHDAYEPVPILEKLPLQIDCLAAWEDWLLVGTKPGHLLLYRIKKDAGTNRFEVTLEKSNKNFSKKIQQLYVVSQYKILVSLLENNIHVHDLLTFQQITVLSKAKGATLFACDLQLTSAGEERLRMCVAVKKKLQLYYWKDREFHELQGDFSAPDIPKSMAWCENSICVGFKRDYYLIRMDGRGTIKELFPTGKQLEPLVAPLADGKVAVGQDDLTVVLNEEGVCTQKCAINWTDIPISMEHQPPYIIAVLPRYVEIRTVEPRLLVQSVELQRPRFITSAGPNIVYVASNHFVWRLVPVSIASQIRQLLQDKQFELALQLAKMKDDSDGDKKQQIHHIQNLYAFNLFCQKRFDDSMQVFAKLGTDPTHVIGLYPDLLPSDYRKQLHYPNPLPTLSGPELEKAHLALIDYLTQKRSHLVKQLNDSDPSTTSPLMEGTPTIKSRKKLLQIIDTTLLKCYLHTNVALVSPLLRLENNHCHIEESEYVLKKAHKYSELIILYEKKGLHQKALQVLLDQSTKANSPLKGHERTVQYLQRLGVENMGIIFEFSPWVLKICPEDGLKIFTEDLTEVETLPRDKVLNFLKEGFKELAIPYLEHIVYVWDDEGPEFHNVLIQLYLERVQGLMKQYLNSLPEGVPAVAAGKEDGDLGEFRNKLLSFLDISTSYEPARLISDFPFDGLLEERALLLGRMGKHEQALFIYVHILKDTRMAEEYCHRHYSSSVDGKKDVYLSLLRMYLSPPDVHCLGPIKMELSEPQANLQAALHVLELHHSKLNTTKAINLLPANTQIREIRVFLESVLEEKAQRKRCNQVLKSLLQAEFLRVQEERIFHQQVKCVITEEKTCRVCKKKIGNSAFARYPNGVVVHYFCCKDRNVCPTEQ; translated from the exons ATGCATGACGCGTATGAACCAGTACCGATCCTGGAGAAGCTTCCTCTGCAGATCGACTGTCTGGCGGCCTGGG AGGACTGGCTGCTTGTGGGAACAAAGCCGGGGCATCTCCTCCTCTACAGAATAAAGAAGGATGCAG GCACCAACCGGTTTGAGGTGACCCTGGAAAAATCCAACAAGAACTTCTCCAAGAAGATTCAGCAG ctttacGTCGTCTCTCAGTACAAGATTCTTGTCAGTCTTCTTG agaacAACATCCACGTCCATGACCTCCTGACCTTCCAGCAGATCACTGTCCTGTCCAAAGCTAAAGGAGCCACGCTCTTCGCCTGTGACCTGCAG CTAACCAGCGCCGGAGAGGAAAGGTTGAGAATGTGTGTGGCGgtgaagaagaagctgcagctgtATTACTGGAAGGACAGAGAGTTCCACGAGCtgcag GGAGACTTCAGTGCTCCAGATATTCCTAAATCCATGGCCTGGTGTGAAAACTCCATCTGTGTTGGTTTCAAACGAGACTATTACCTCATCCGG ATGGACGGTCGAGGCACCATCAAGGAGCTGTTCCCCACTGGGAAACAGCTGGAGCCTCTGGTCGCCCCACTGGCTGATGGGAAGGTGGCGGTTGGTCAGGACGACCTCACTGTGGTGCTGAATGAAGAAGGCGTGTGCACTCAGAAGTGTGCCATCAACTGGACCGACATCCCCATCTCAATGG AGCACCAGCCGCCGTACATCATAGCTGTTCTTCCTCGGTATGTGGAGATCCGCACCGTCGAGCCCCGGCTGCTGGTGCAGAGCGTGGAGCTGCAGAGGCCGCGCTTCATCACCTCGGCAGG GCCAAACATCGTCTACGTCGCCAGCAACCATTTTGTGTGGCGCCTGGTGCCCGTGTCCATAGCCAGCCAGATCCGGCAGCTTCTTCAGGACAAGCAGTTTGAGCTGGCTCTCCAGCTGGCG AAGATGAAAGATGATTCCGACGGTGATAAGAAGCAGCAGATTCATCACATCCAGAATCTCTACGCCTTCAACCTGTTCTGCCAGAAGAGGTTTGATGACTCCATGCAGGTGTTCGCTAAACTCGGCACAG ATCCCACTCACGTCATCGGCCTGTATCCTGACTTGCTCCCGTCAGACTATCGCAAACAGCTTCACTATCCCAACCCTCTGCCCACGCTGTCCGGGCCGGAGCTGGAGAAGGCTCACCTGGCTCTCATCGATTACCTcacccag AAACGCAGCCACCTTGTGAAACAGCTGAACGACTCTGACCCTTCGACGACGTCTCCGCTCATGGAGGGAACGCCGACCATAAAAAGCCGCAAAAAACTGCTGCAGATCATCGACACCACCCTGCTGAAATGTTACCTACAC ACCAACGTGGCCCTGGTGTCCCCCCTCCTCCGCCTGGAGAACAACCACTGTCACATCGAGGAGAGCGAGTACGTCCTGAAGAAGGCGCACAAGTACAGCGAGCTCATTATCCTCTATGAGAAGAAGGGCCTGCATCAGAAAG CTCTGCAGGTTCTGCTGGATCAGTCCACCAAGGCCAACTCTCCTCTGAAGGGCCACGAGCGAACGGTGCAGTACCTCCAGAGACTCG GAGTGGAGAATATGGGAATAATCTTTGAGTTTTCTCCCTGGGTGTTGAAGATCTGTCCTGAGGATGGATTGAAG aTCTTCACAGAGGACCTGACAGAGGTGGAGACTTTGCCCAGAGACAAGGTGCTGAACTTCCTGAAGGAGGGCTTCAAGGAGCTCGCCATCCCGTATCTGGAGCACATCGTCTACGTGTGGGACGACGAAGGCCCCGAGTTCCACAACGTGCTGATCCAGCTCTACCTGGAGAGGGTGCAGGGACTCATGAAACAGTACCTCAACTCTCTGCCCGAAG GAGTTCCAGCTGTTGCCGCGGGGAAGGAGGACGGTGATCTGGGCGAGTTCAGGAACAAGCTGCTGTCGTTTCTGGATATTTCCACCAGTTATGAACCCGCCAGACTCATCAGTGACTTTCCCTTCGATG GCCTTCTGGAGGAGCGCGCTCTGCTTCTGGGTCGGATGGGTAAACACGAGCAGGCACTCTTCATCTATGTGCACATCCTGAAAGACACCCGCATGGCTGAAGA ATACTGTCACCGACACTACAGCAGCTCAGTGGACGGGAAGAAAGAT GTGTATCTGTCTCTGCTGCGGATGTACCTGTCGCCTCCTGACGTCCACTGCCTGGGGCCGATCAAGATGGAGCTGTCCGAGCCTCAGGCCAACCTGCAGGCGGCGCTGCACGTCCTGGAGCTGCACCACAGCAAACTCAACACCACCAAG GCCATCAACCTGCTCCCGGCCAACACTCAGATCCGAGAGATCCGGGTGTTCCTGGAGAGCGTGCTGGAGGAGAAGGCTCAGAGGAAACGCTGCAACCAGGTGCTGAAGAGTCTGCTGCAGGCCGAGTTCCTCCGG gtgCAGGAGGAGCGGATCTTCCACCAGCAGGTTAAATGTGTcatcacagaagaaaaaacctGCAGAGTCTGCAAGAAGAAAATAGGAAACAG TGCGTTTGCCAGATATCCTAACGGCGTGGTGGTTCATTACTTCTGCTGCAAAGATCGCAACGTTTGTCCCACCGAGCAGTAA
- the vps39 gene encoding vam6/Vps39-like protein isoform X2 yields MHDAYEPVPILEKLPLQIDCLAAWEDWLLVGTKPGHLLLYRIKKDAGTNRFEVTLEKSNKNFSKKIQQLYVVSQYKILVSLLENNIHVHDLLTFQQITVLSKAKGATLFACDLQLTSAGEERLRMCVAVKKKLQLYYWKDREFHELQGDFSAPDIPKSMAWCENSICVGFKRDYYLIRMDGRGTIKELFPTGKQLEPLVAPLADGKVAVGQDDLTVVLNEEGVCTQKCAINWTDIPISMEHQPPYIIAVLPRYVEIRTVEPRLLVQSVELQRPRFITSAGPNIVYVASNHFVWRLVPVSIASQIRQLLQDKQFELALQLAMKDDSDGDKKQQIHHIQNLYAFNLFCQKRFDDSMQVFAKLGTDPTHVIGLYPDLLPSDYRKQLHYPNPLPTLSGPELEKAHLALIDYLTQKRSHLVKQLNDSDPSTTSPLMEGTPTIKSRKKLLQIIDTTLLKCYLHTNVALVSPLLRLENNHCHIEESEYVLKKAHKYSELIILYEKKGLHQKALQVLLDQSTKANSPLKGHERTVQYLQRLGVENMGIIFEFSPWVLKICPEDGLKIFTEDLTEVETLPRDKVLNFLKEGFKELAIPYLEHIVYVWDDEGPEFHNVLIQLYLERVQGLMKQYLNSLPEGVPAVAAGKEDGDLGEFRNKLLSFLDISTSYEPARLISDFPFDGLLEERALLLGRMGKHEQALFIYVHILKDTRMAEEYCHRHYSSSVDGKKDVYLSLLRMYLSPPDVHCLGPIKMELSEPQANLQAALHVLELHHSKLNTTKAINLLPANTQIREIRVFLESVLEEKAQRKRCNQVLKSLLQAEFLRVQEERIFHQQVKCVITEEKTCRVCKKKIGNSAFARYPNGVVVHYFCCKDRNVCPTEQ; encoded by the exons ATGCATGACGCGTATGAACCAGTACCGATCCTGGAGAAGCTTCCTCTGCAGATCGACTGTCTGGCGGCCTGGG AGGACTGGCTGCTTGTGGGAACAAAGCCGGGGCATCTCCTCCTCTACAGAATAAAGAAGGATGCAG GCACCAACCGGTTTGAGGTGACCCTGGAAAAATCCAACAAGAACTTCTCCAAGAAGATTCAGCAG ctttacGTCGTCTCTCAGTACAAGATTCTTGTCAGTCTTCTTG agaacAACATCCACGTCCATGACCTCCTGACCTTCCAGCAGATCACTGTCCTGTCCAAAGCTAAAGGAGCCACGCTCTTCGCCTGTGACCTGCAG CTAACCAGCGCCGGAGAGGAAAGGTTGAGAATGTGTGTGGCGgtgaagaagaagctgcagctgtATTACTGGAAGGACAGAGAGTTCCACGAGCtgcag GGAGACTTCAGTGCTCCAGATATTCCTAAATCCATGGCCTGGTGTGAAAACTCCATCTGTGTTGGTTTCAAACGAGACTATTACCTCATCCGG ATGGACGGTCGAGGCACCATCAAGGAGCTGTTCCCCACTGGGAAACAGCTGGAGCCTCTGGTCGCCCCACTGGCTGATGGGAAGGTGGCGGTTGGTCAGGACGACCTCACTGTGGTGCTGAATGAAGAAGGCGTGTGCACTCAGAAGTGTGCCATCAACTGGACCGACATCCCCATCTCAATGG AGCACCAGCCGCCGTACATCATAGCTGTTCTTCCTCGGTATGTGGAGATCCGCACCGTCGAGCCCCGGCTGCTGGTGCAGAGCGTGGAGCTGCAGAGGCCGCGCTTCATCACCTCGGCAGG GCCAAACATCGTCTACGTCGCCAGCAACCATTTTGTGTGGCGCCTGGTGCCCGTGTCCATAGCCAGCCAGATCCGGCAGCTTCTTCAGGACAAGCAGTTTGAGCTGGCTCTCCAGCTGGCG ATGAAAGATGATTCCGACGGTGATAAGAAGCAGCAGATTCATCACATCCAGAATCTCTACGCCTTCAACCTGTTCTGCCAGAAGAGGTTTGATGACTCCATGCAGGTGTTCGCTAAACTCGGCACAG ATCCCACTCACGTCATCGGCCTGTATCCTGACTTGCTCCCGTCAGACTATCGCAAACAGCTTCACTATCCCAACCCTCTGCCCACGCTGTCCGGGCCGGAGCTGGAGAAGGCTCACCTGGCTCTCATCGATTACCTcacccag AAACGCAGCCACCTTGTGAAACAGCTGAACGACTCTGACCCTTCGACGACGTCTCCGCTCATGGAGGGAACGCCGACCATAAAAAGCCGCAAAAAACTGCTGCAGATCATCGACACCACCCTGCTGAAATGTTACCTACAC ACCAACGTGGCCCTGGTGTCCCCCCTCCTCCGCCTGGAGAACAACCACTGTCACATCGAGGAGAGCGAGTACGTCCTGAAGAAGGCGCACAAGTACAGCGAGCTCATTATCCTCTATGAGAAGAAGGGCCTGCATCAGAAAG CTCTGCAGGTTCTGCTGGATCAGTCCACCAAGGCCAACTCTCCTCTGAAGGGCCACGAGCGAACGGTGCAGTACCTCCAGAGACTCG GAGTGGAGAATATGGGAATAATCTTTGAGTTTTCTCCCTGGGTGTTGAAGATCTGTCCTGAGGATGGATTGAAG aTCTTCACAGAGGACCTGACAGAGGTGGAGACTTTGCCCAGAGACAAGGTGCTGAACTTCCTGAAGGAGGGCTTCAAGGAGCTCGCCATCCCGTATCTGGAGCACATCGTCTACGTGTGGGACGACGAAGGCCCCGAGTTCCACAACGTGCTGATCCAGCTCTACCTGGAGAGGGTGCAGGGACTCATGAAACAGTACCTCAACTCTCTGCCCGAAG GAGTTCCAGCTGTTGCCGCGGGGAAGGAGGACGGTGATCTGGGCGAGTTCAGGAACAAGCTGCTGTCGTTTCTGGATATTTCCACCAGTTATGAACCCGCCAGACTCATCAGTGACTTTCCCTTCGATG GCCTTCTGGAGGAGCGCGCTCTGCTTCTGGGTCGGATGGGTAAACACGAGCAGGCACTCTTCATCTATGTGCACATCCTGAAAGACACCCGCATGGCTGAAGA ATACTGTCACCGACACTACAGCAGCTCAGTGGACGGGAAGAAAGAT GTGTATCTGTCTCTGCTGCGGATGTACCTGTCGCCTCCTGACGTCCACTGCCTGGGGCCGATCAAGATGGAGCTGTCCGAGCCTCAGGCCAACCTGCAGGCGGCGCTGCACGTCCTGGAGCTGCACCACAGCAAACTCAACACCACCAAG GCCATCAACCTGCTCCCGGCCAACACTCAGATCCGAGAGATCCGGGTGTTCCTGGAGAGCGTGCTGGAGGAGAAGGCTCAGAGGAAACGCTGCAACCAGGTGCTGAAGAGTCTGCTGCAGGCCGAGTTCCTCCGG gtgCAGGAGGAGCGGATCTTCCACCAGCAGGTTAAATGTGTcatcacagaagaaaaaacctGCAGAGTCTGCAAGAAGAAAATAGGAAACAG TGCGTTTGCCAGATATCCTAACGGCGTGGTGGTTCATTACTTCTGCTGCAAAGATCGCAACGTTTGTCCCACCGAGCAGTAA